GCGTGCGCAGGAAGGCAGCGCTCGgtggtcctgggtttgaatcctgggtcgggcaaagtattATTcaggttttctgctcagtttcagcccggagactggaatatgtgcctgatatggtgatagaaAACATTTGgctaaaagtgggtgctctggttacacctacctacctaccccttcggggatagagGTGAGgatgtgtgtgtattatttcaTATCTAGGCACAATGtggaaatgtaatataaaaagtctTGGTAATAATATTCTTGCCATGTATGTGTAGTTTTTGAaccaaaatgttaaattataatacgaataaaaaaaaatatctaaactcCTCTTACGTCGCTGATTAAATTCTTGAACTGTATCTGTATATAATTATCTTCTACGTGATTATTGTACGTAAGGTGAGGCGGTGCTATTCCGTCTACAAGTGGATATTCGTCTTTTGCTACAACTATGATGACCGTATATGACAGAGTAAAAAAATCCTTGTTTACTTACCCAGCTATCAAAGTTGTTGTTTGATTAGAACACCCTTAATTGCAAAAATACATTAGAATTTAGAACCTCCTCCATTttagaagtcggttaaaaagtcaGATATACCACATAGACGGAATAAGACATCCTGACTGTACCGATTTTTACTCTTACTATTCAAAAGATCATGTGTTGCCATAAACCCATTGCTTTGAATAAAACAGGCAGACTGGCAAgaaacaaagataataaaaaactaataagaTAAAAGACATGTATTTTGTGGCTCTCAGGAAtttctgttatttttgtttgaaaaatcaATGTGTATGTcgctatttttgttattttgaatttattaaacgaGGGTTAAAGGTAAATTGGGAACGTAACTAATGGAAACTTTGTGTTATTCTAAACAAAATGGAAATagattattacttaaaaacagAAGGCTAGTGTTGCCAGAACGCatgttttctttttcaaaaGCATTTGTTCTTCATTCAAGggtttttctaaaatatgtgtGTTGCCAATCACAATTGcagtaaaatgtatttgttacaatgtataattaattccaCCAAATGGGTGTCTGTATATGGGTTGTTAGTTTTTGtctgtatttaaatgtttaacaatattgtattatttttacttttaagaaCTAAACTATCCTCTATCTTAATTCCAGTATCaatttgtacaataaaatattaattattgttctttACTCGCGTGTTTTATTTAACGTGTTTTGGAAACAAAACAACGCCTCATTTTTTTATCATGACAATGGATTGGTTTAACTGTCAACTCCTGAGATGCCAAATTAAGTAAGCTAAGTGAAACTGGTTTTCTCAAGGTCATGGATCCCTTAGGCAGAGGATTATAATAACACTTGGTGAGTTCAACAATGGTCTAATAAATGGGGGCTTATTTTGGCGCTCACTGTAGTTGCAAAAAATGTATGCATATAAAAGAGAAAATTGACAaaatgttgaatatatttttacataggtCATTTGTGTTCTGGAgtgccagaataaaaaaaaagaactataTTATGGATAAATAAACagcatttattacataattaaataattatttgtacaaCAAAATTACAACATTCTCTAAACAGTATCTACTGACGATGTTACTGTCACTGGCAGTTCAGTTGCGTCGTTTTTGTAATCAAAGTTCTATCTGAAATGAGATAAGATATAATTGATTGTTATAATCAAACTTGATTGAATATATGCAGCTTGTAAACAAAGTTcagattttcatttaaaaatttgtgGTAATAAACAAAGCAAGTGACAACATATTACCattctaataaaaacattaagtatATCTTTGCACATGCAATACGAAACTAAAGtactaaaagataaaaaatacgaCACACTAAAATATATGTGGCAATGAGCTACAAATAACACATCACTGGAATATACAAAGTCCTAGTCATTGCCAATTAGTATATTGATAATTGTatagttacatttttatatgcatgtttctTAACCGCGAACTAGTGTACTCTATCAGAATTGTCGTACAAATGAAATTGCCAATTTCCACAAATTGGAAATGGAGTGACTATCACATGAGATtatgcaaattattatattttttgggcAGAATAGTACATGAACACAATGTTTATAGTTCCTAATCTTGTTACTGTTAAATGGGGCTAATAGGGATATGGGGGTGAAAATAGGTCACATATCTAATGGATAGACAATTCATGTAAAAATTTCTATAatcaatgtttaaataaaaaaaattgacaatccATCTATATCAGTTGTACTCAACCATTTTTAACACTGGCCACAAAGTCGTCTTAGTTATGGTACTTCAGGCcaatgtaaattaattgaactagttaagtgtttaaaaatacatttagattttttacaaattttagtCTAGTAttcacaattaaattaaaaaggacTTTTGGGAAGATTCATTTCTTTTATTGAGTCAGGTGGGCTTATTACAATATGTTCATGGGCCATAAAGAAATGCTCTGTAAGTGGCAGGCCGAGTATGATGTATGTAATAGTTACAAGGCCCCTATTCAACCTCATATCCCCATTCATTCCATTTACCACTTTGCCAATTTACCTGGTTACCGTAGAccttattgtaaattaatttatgcagCATTTTTCTTCTTTGAGTTCAGTTCAAACTCGCAGTTGGCATAGGCCAGACCTATACCCATACCCATGCCGGCGATGATGGGCCACCTCCTCCGTCTGAAGAACAAGACTGAGGTCAGAGCTCCGATGAGAACACCACTgcctggaaataaaaataaaaaaaaaataaatgataaagtaATTGGGTACAAGTATGAAACTAATTTGTAatggatattaattaatatcccttatactaaaatattgtaatagatACACCAATAATCGATATTTTCAAGCATTAAGGAATCTGTATTAGTCATTAAACTTGTGagctttgtttaataaattctaatcTGTCTTCTACTCTAATGTTTGCCTCTCTGGCtagtatattattgttttaatccAGACATTGGATCCTTATCTAATCTAGCAGTGCTTTATATACAAGAAATCATGAAATTGAATGacaacttaatttataaaatgcaaaaaattcattaatgttttcttACATGATTTTACGCTGGACACATGaatgaatatatttgttatgGGATCTAAACTTCTTAACAATAACTGTGTTAAACTTAATTCAATATCCCCCTTTTCATAGAGTTTGGTTTAGAATACTAAGTCTAGTTCGTGTGTGATTTACAAAGTATGTATAGGATATTTTGTCATTCACATCAAAAGAGTTGAAGGAAACGGGATATAGCTTTTCAATTAACACCTCTAATAAAACTGCTTtacgttatttaatttattacttacctgTCTTTACAATGCCGTCGGTTAGACACATGTCCAATTTCGCTGAATAGTCATCTTCAGGTTCGTTTTTATTTCCACGCGCCATTTTAAGTTTTCTAAGTCGTAAAAGGTTGCTATATTGTTGTTTTCACGATggaaattgactaatcttcgttaaaacaaataaataaaatctttacacACTTTTACATAATTCGGCAATGGAAAAATCGAAATGACAACGTTGACACATGACAGTAATTTTAAGGCGCGTTCAGTTATTTCATTCACTTCCAGTTgcttagaaaatataattttattatgataacaaTAGATTtgattcaatacaataaaagtatgaatatttatataactaacaatttattaacaataaaataattttattataaagaattgaGTTTTTTTCAAAACTGTCAGATTCAATGTCACTTGACTTTTAGGACAGCTGATTTTGacaaaacaattttctttttgcgTAGTGaaatgtattcaaaaataaaatcatgttatCCAGTAGAATTGTGACTGTAAACAGGCAgaaaatatgtatgtacgtattgCCAAGGCAGACTAGCACTACACCTGAATCAAAATCCATACAGCCGCCTAACCCCAAGAAGATAACTACAGATATGGTAGGCCCTCCGGATCCTGTATCAAATTTAAGACGAATAGTGTTCAAACAGCCTGAAAATGAGACAACATTAGAAAAACAGTACAGGAATATGAGGAGCGAAGTGCAAGAATGGAACCAGAACTTCTGGACTCAACA
This genomic window from Manduca sexta isolate Smith_Timp_Sample1 chromosome 17, JHU_Msex_v1.0, whole genome shotgun sequence contains:
- the LOC115442591 gene encoding COA8 family protein CG14806, mitochondrial, whose translation is MLSSRIVTVNRQKICMYVLPRQTSTTPESKSIQPPNPKKITTDMVGPPDPVSNLRRIVFKQPENETTLEKQYRNMRSEVQEWNQNFWTQHNSRFFQEREDYLKKNLPEGKQNLTADEMSVFYKAFLDKNWKAHISYNMEWYKKNFKLLRLAIQVKMRRLLRVKD
- the LOC115442592 gene encoding MICOS complex subunit MIC10-like; the protein is MARGNKNEPEDDYSAKLDMCLTDGIVKTGSGVLIGALTSVLFFRRRRWPIIAGMGMGIGLAYANCEFELNSKKKNAA